The Xiphophorus hellerii strain 12219 chromosome 6, Xiphophorus_hellerii-4.1, whole genome shotgun sequence genomic interval GTATTCATGTTTAAGTGATATTTACAAgtgagtttttgaaaagtggtgGTTTGATTCTGAGTCGTTGACGGGTTTGAGCTGAAAGCTGCACTCGTCCTGCTGTCTTCCTGACGTCTCTGTGGAGTCGGACGCTGCAGCTTTATAGCAGAGCAGAAATATCTGAACATGGTTTTAGCTTTAGGCAAATGAATATGTTACCTCATTTGGAAACATTAGAAACTGAATCAGTCAAACTTTTCATTCTCATCCTGATCTTTATCACAACTATGCAGCTAAACTTACTCTTGGTCAACTGATGTTGGTTTGGTCCCAAGAATTATTGACTACTCCAGTTTATATCAAGAATTAAATTCCCGTCATTACTGTATCTCTTTACTGCTAACTCACAGTAAGTATCActtaaaaaaaggtattttatttcagtcatacaTATATTCCAATTGATATTAGTCATTATTCAAATTAAGAAACTTTTAAACTACCTAAGGAAGCCTGTTATCTTTAACCACTctcctcctgaccagcagggggcgacagtaaaaaggaaaaactcccctttaacagtaagaaacaataataaagcATTCAATATGTTCCAATGAGTCTTATGTAAGCTACAATATTAATTATACATTCATTACAAAAACATCCCGAATCTTTAGGGTCCCCAAAACTTGTGGCCCTGGACTAAGGCCTGAATGGCCTTTTCTTAAAGTCCGGCCCGGTCAGCAGCAACATTCATACTTTATcctcagatttgtttgtttgtttaggatAATTCCCAGTTGTTGGAGAAAATGACGGCGCCTCTTGTTCTGTTGCAATAACCagtaaatgaattaaaatgagctctatttccatttgcatgatttatttttttctttctaccaaaaactagTTGAATAaccttcagtctggtgttttggtctcaactgaaccttttttaaggacaattttgtttacagagacttcataattcattttattttttattagtttttatgtttcttatttaaaatgtcttccaggtcCAGTGTTGGGTGTTTATTAGAGATTTGAGATCAGACAACCTGAAAATAAAGgtcagaaagaagaaaatgtataaagtgGCTTTTCTTCAGACCCATCGGAACCACTAAACTACATCTAAATCCATTCTGGTTCCCTTCATCTCCTGGGACTTGCATGcccattttgatttgttttttttacagggatgttctcacaatctgtcaatctgttgaaataaaaatgaatgaaagcagaaaattgTAGAAGTTTATCTCTGAATGTGGAGATTTGACATGAAGATTGCTTTGAGATAAGACTGCTGACTTCTTTTCATTTATAACTAATCCTTCGttagcttttctgttttttttttggactacCTTAGTGCAATAAAAGTGACACTAAAATAATATGTTTCAGCTTCACACGCTAACTCAGATTGTTGTACATTCAGCAAACTACCAGAACCAAACCGTTGGGTAACCGGGCTGCTGGCGTTGTTGCCTAGGTGATCTTGAAGCACCGCGATCCGGGTCACGGCACCAAAGATGTAACCCTGTCCGTGTGAGCTGCAACCTCGCTTTCCTTAGACTCTGCgttgttttctttaatggtgGTCGTCGGAAGGAAACTTGAGGCAGGAATCGGACCCACACGGCTGTTGAGGTCGTGGTTCAGACCGTTTATTCGGATCACCCGACAGCGCAGCGGCTTCGCCTCCAGAATTCACAGcgaatggaccttaccaagctctgcccacaaccgacccacatCATTCTGTATGAAACgttctttctctcattattcaggcatttagcaaataaaattcattttggTGAATCAAACTGTGAGAAAAAGATGTGCGGGTCTTTCTGTtgggtgtatgtaaacttgtgGTTTGATGTGTGTATAAACAGGGTGATGTTCTGGTGGAGGTTCTGATGAGTCCGTGTTTGCTTTGTCAACAGGAACCGAGAAAAAGGTTCTGATTGATCCAATTTATTATTCTACAGGTCATAttttctcttcatgtttttatcGTCATATTTCAGGAGGTTTAGCTTCAGATCTGTGAAAAAGTGTCCAAGTTAAAGCTGCTGATACCAGCAGCTcatccaaacagaaccagaaccagaacctctgcagggTAAAGAAGGAAAATATTAGTGAAtcattatttataaataaatatttactggtcataatatttacattattaaTGTTTCCAGTTCAAAACAGATTCAActgaatattttacacaaacattttggTTTGACCCAAAATGTTTCCAATAAATTCACAGAATAAGAAGTTAGAAAACATTGTGTCCAGATTTATCACTGAAATAAAGGATTAAAGGTGAATCTGCTTTGATTCATcagaaattacagaaaaaagtgTGCATGATATTTTTCTCCATCCAGAATCATAAGATGACCAATGGGAGTAATGAGGAGGGATGGCCGCCAGGGGGCGCAGTGCAGCAGAAACAATACAAAACActgtagaataataataataataatcatggCTGCTGCTCTATCTGCGCTCCTCACTCACAGAATGTATTGGCTACATTTACTGATACATTTAAACGATTTGTTAGATtatatttatctgattttagtttatttaaagtttcattttgctGGTTTATTGTATTGAAACTGTTTTCCGTTGCAACATTAGAGCAAATGAAgggtttaattttattgtattaaataGTTTTCTGGTAAGtttagagcacaggtgtcaaactcaaggcccgggggccaaatctggcccaccagACCTTTTCATGTGGCCCTCtggactccaaattacatcaataaatccTTCCAggttttcacaaatctgcaaaatttacacaaaatcaacaaacctccacacttttttctgattttacagcAAATTTTCTCAAGATTGGTctaaaacattgagtttaagtgacctcagccttacttgatatCAAGTCATAGTctgtaataaaaagtcacatttaacatcataaaaattccttacaaacatttctaaattatcactacaaaatctgtaattttgattgcaaaaaatcaatcaatcaatcaaattttatttgtatagcacatttcagcagcaaggcatttcaaagtgcaaaCAACTCaaacaatcacaaaatgttGGAAGAAGGGctatttattgacattttaaccGCTCATTTGGTTTCTTCAATATATTCTGGCGCAACCGgccctttaaaaacattcagatttttatatggCCCaagatgaaaatgagtttgacgcccttagtttagagaaaaactacCGTAAGATGAACGCAGTTTGTGATTTccgccagcagagggcagcagcgCAGCAGCTCCAGgttcacagaaaaactttttatgtttttgggtCGAAGCTGCAATTCTGTAATTATATGATATAAAAACTTGGTGATGATATTTGTTCCTATTTTCTGCCAATAAATTTGGGTTTTAGATATGATCGCCTTCATGAGGTTTTCATAACTTGTTAATATTTAGACAGAATCCAGACTTGATGTTTTAGTTTAgatcagatttaaaatattttattgtttcactTTCCATCAAATTCtttcttcaatgttttattcatgtttaaaatcaaatatgaTTCATTTATTACTGGCCGaatcaaagcaaattaaatttaaatcatttttattttttacatttgttcttgaatatttattttgaaaacctaaaattattGGTgaggtttaaatattttatgattttaggACTTTTAGCGATTTGtgatcatttattatttaatatattttttaatttcttataataaaaacatttgtttgatgtttttattctatGTTCATAAGATCTATAAATCTTTTCgtttttctatttgtaaatcatttttcagGTTATTCTCAGTAATAAATCgatcatttattttccttgttttccttctttgtttttatgacatcATCACTGGATCATCTCGGATTTCCCGGAACTTTCTCCCCTTGCATCATTTACAGTCAGTCTGGACCACCCGAACCGTTACACCGCACATCCGCAGAATAAACTAGTTCCCTCTTTAAACCGGTCCTCCGACCCGGTTAGACCCGGAACCGGTACCGGAGCCCCGCTGCTCTGTCGGAACCAGCGGTGCTGATGCTTCGCGGCGGGTCAGAGAGCAGAAAGAGGCGCTTTTTAGGTTGTTACGTAGAAGATGAGTGGCGGGAACGTCGTGACGTCAGCGGAAAGAAAAGAAGTCGGCGGGTATAAATGCGTGACGTTCGGCTGGATGCGGTGATTCACACTGAGAGCGGAGCGGAGGAAAACATCAGCTcaggaaacaacaacaacaacaataataacgATAATAATCAGTTATTGATCCGGATCCATCGATCAGGTTCTCAGCAAACTTTCCTCTgaagattttaacttttttcttcagaaacttTGAAGATTTCTGTTCAGAGGTGAGTTCATCAGCTCgattaaatattcataaatctTATATTTAACCCATGATGTTTCTGTTTGactctaaataaactgaaacatttggaTCAGAACATCTCAGCTGTTTGATTAAAGTCACTTTTTATGTCCAGATTTATAACAGAACAGAGTTTTATCGTCTTTATGTTAAATAATGTCTGAGTTTTTCAATTAAACCTGATATTAAACCAGAGTTTGATCAGCTGCcgaacttcttcttcttctatggttttatgtaaatatgatgATTCAGACTGAATTGTAACTAGCCGAGACAACagaacccaaacagaaccagcagattATCTCAGAAATATGTAAACATGTTCGGttgacttttattaaaatatattcactttctcacatttcctagagaaaaaagaataatttgttcaaataaatgcaaactaaGCAGATATGATTgttaacattttggatttattcTGATCATTTGGGTCTTAAAGgagatttttaacaaaataaagctCTTTTTTTATCTGGATCAGATTGGCTGCAGCTGCTTAGCTGATTATTCCTACGCTTTTGCAGACAGTGAACGCATCACTTTAAGGTTCTGATGGTAGAAACAGatcctggttctgatggagccAGCAGTTTGGACCCAACAGGATCATTTTATGTCTTGTTGAAGTCACGTTTAGCTCTGTTTCCTGTGCAGGCGGCCATGATGGCGGTCATGTTGGCCACGCCCCCGGCGCCCTACgacttcgactccatgcagccgTGTTTCTTCCTGGGCGGAGACGATGAGGACGTCTTCCCCAGCCAGCTCCTCCCTGGTCCCGGCGAGGACATCTGGAAGAAGTTTGAGCTCCTGCCGACGCCGCCCATGTCCCCCAGCCGGACCCCGCCCCGTTCGGACCCGCCGCTGTCCGCCGCCGACCACCTGGAGGCGCTGTCGGACCTGCTGGACGAGGAGCTCCGCCCCTCCGCCGCGCTGCAGTCCTTCATCATCCAGGACTGCATGTGGAGCAGCAGCTTCGCCGCAGCCGCCAAGCTGGAGCGGGTCGTGTCCGAGCGGCTGGCGTGTCTCCGGACCCGGCAGAACCCAACCGACACCAGCGGGCTGGCGGCTGGTTCTGATGCACGAGACGAGACCGGGTACCTGCAGGGTGTGGCGGCGGCGTGCATCGACCCTTCTGAGGTGCTCCCCTTCACGCTGAcgggccagaaccagaaccagacccacGACAATGGAGTGGCGATGGAGGTCGGGTCAGAGttgagtctggagacgccgccgctcagcagcagcagcgaatCAGGTGAGAATCAGGAGACGTTTGGTTCTGATACAGTGGCGACCCCAGAGGAGGCCCCGGGGGGCCGTGACCCCACAGGGGGGCCGTGACCCCACAGGGGGCCGTGACCCCAGAGAGTCAGAGAAAGGCTTTCAGAGTCACTTTGTTCCTTTAAGACATAAATGTAAAcccaataaaaaatacatttatcaacttaaaaataaaatttcaaaaatctttaaaatatataaattttttgcatgaatatttatataaatttggGCCCCATCTGGTCGCCACCATGAACATTTTCTAGAGTTTTTCCTTCTGGTCTGATGAAGTTCTGCTCGTCTCTGGTGGAAATTCTCTTCATCCATGTTGGTTCTGTCTccacagaggaggaagaggaggatggtgaggaagaagagattGACGTGGTGACGGTGGACAGACGGAGGACGTCCCATCAGTCCCCTCTGGTCCTCAAACGCTCCCTCATCGACATCCAGCAGCACAACTACGCCGCCCCGCAGCCTGCTGGGAAACGGCCCAGGTCGACAGAGAGCACCGCGATGTCGCCGCTGGCGACGGCGGCGAGGCAGAGGTGCGGCGGTCGGCGCTGCTGGAGCCCGCGGTCGGACAGCGAGGACGAGGACAGACGCAGGACTCACAACGTGCTGGAGCGACAGCGGCGCAGCGAGCTGCGGCTCAGCCTGCTGGCGCTGAGGGAGCAGATCCCGGCGCTGGCCGCCAACCACAAGGCGGCCAAGGTGGCcatcctgcagggggcgacGGCGTTCATCCGGGAGGCGCGGGCGGACGAGCGCAGGCTGCTGAAGAAGAAGGACGAGCTGACGAAGAGGAGCAGGGAGCTGCAGCGGCGCCTGGAGCGGCTCCGGACGCTACATTAGCCGCTAAACGGCTTTTAACTAGTTTTCATGTTGGAAACGGAGGCGGAGCTTAGAGAGTCAAAATGACCGCAGGACAGAAACGGGTTCTATCAGAACCGCCGGGTCagaacctttatttatttactctaaTTTAACCTAGCTGTGTTTAATTTGTCCCCCTTCTGTtgtgaaatgattttatttttatattttatagaaatcaaacatgtcaaaataaaagccctgattTGCTTGGACCAGAGGTTCTGTTTTGCTTTGACCCGTTTCCTCTGAACCGGGTCGGATTCACTGGAGGAGAATTTCTGATGTCATTCCTGAGGGATGAACTCAGGAGTGAATCCGATCCGCTGACCCGTTTTCCTGGAATTTATTCCTCCGTATGTTCCGGGTCGATCCGCGGTCCAATCAGACGTGTCCTCTGAGGTCCAGTTGGCCTGGTTCCTGTCATTGTGTCATCCAGGACCGTCTAACCTGGAAGCAGAGGCCcggtcggttctggttctgttcccaGTGAAGTCGGAGGGAAAACTGGGTGAAAGTTCAGCTCCGGTCCGATTAAAGTCCGGGTCTGGGAGACACAGAACCAGGCTGGTTCTGGGTTCCTGGTCCGAAACGCAGAGATAAAAACTCCAGGAATGAAACAGTTTCCGTCATCCAGGGAGAAATTAACCCTTTAACTGCTTTACTGGCAGACCCCAGGCCtttcccttcaaaataaaagcatcagcTTTATTTATCTCACCAGAACCCATCAGAACCAAAACGGTCCAGTTTGTATTGGGCTGCATTTGCTCCTAAATCTGGACTCTGGCAGAACCGCAGCTTCTTCCTTCCTCCTgcc includes:
- the LOC116721002 gene encoding transcriptional regulator Myc-B-like isoform X2, with amino-acid sequence MMAVMLATPPAPYDFDSMQPCFFLGGDDEDVFPSQLLPGPGEDIWKKFELLPTPPMSPSRTPPRSDPPLSAADHLEALSDLLDEELRPSAALQSFIIQDCMWSSSFAAAAKLERVVSERLACLRTRQNPTDTSGLAAGSDARDETGYLQGVAAACIDPSEVLPFTLTGQNQNQTHDNGVAMEVGSELSLETPPLSSSSESEEEEEDGEEEEIDVVTVDRRRTSHQSPLVLKRSLIDIQQHNYAAPQPAGKRPRSTESTGGGRRCWSPRSDSEDEDRRRTHNVLERQRRSELRLSLLALREQIPALAANHKAAKVAILQGATAFIREARADERRLLKKKDELTKRSRELQRRLERLRTLH
- the LOC116721002 gene encoding transcriptional regulator Myc-B-like isoform X1, translated to MMAVMLATPPAPYDFDSMQPCFFLGGDDEDVFPSQLLPGPGEDIWKKFELLPTPPMSPSRTPPRSDPPLSAADHLEALSDLLDEELRPSAALQSFIIQDCMWSSSFAAAAKLERVVSERLACLRTRQNPTDTSGLAAGSDARDETGYLQGVAAACIDPSEVLPFTLTGQNQNQTHDNGVAMEVGSELSLETPPLSSSSESEEEEEDGEEEEIDVVTVDRRRTSHQSPLVLKRSLIDIQQHNYAAPQPAGKRPRSTESTAMSPLATAARQRCGGRRCWSPRSDSEDEDRRRTHNVLERQRRSELRLSLLALREQIPALAANHKAAKVAILQGATAFIREARADERRLLKKKDELTKRSRELQRRLERLRTLH